From Hippea alviniae EP5-r, the proteins below share one genomic window:
- a CDS encoding TrkH family potassium uptake protein, translated as MAFSFYYKDNQWPKFLEIIAFGVILGFTGIILTKDAPKELNRKEGFLLVTLSWIVVSAFGSLPYMLIGHLDFTDAFFETMSGFTTTGASILEDIEALPKSLLFWRSLTHWLGGMGIVVLTVAILPILGVGGMKLIKAEAPGPSVEKISPRITETAKYLWFTYILLSAIETVLLLAGGMDLFDALTHTFGTMATGGFSPKNSSVAFFHSAYIDWVITIFMFIAGANFAIHFKLLTGKFSSLKDEELKAYTLIIIIAVFIVTIFNLPIYKDFFNSLRFSAFQVVSIMTTTGYVTADYEKWKPAAQMILFLLMFIGGCAGSTGGSIKVIRVYTLTKQAINELKYNIHPKGVFTLRLNGQHIRKNMIYSTAGFFFLYMATFLTIALAVSLFGVDILTSLSASAATLGNIGPGFGMVGPTDNYAWLPSIVKWILSFAMLVGRLEIYTVFVLFSTAFWKK; from the coding sequence GTGGCTTTCTCGTTTTATTACAAAGACAACCAGTGGCCTAAGTTTTTAGAAATTATAGCATTTGGTGTTATTTTAGGCTTCACTGGAATTATCTTAACCAAAGATGCACCAAAAGAGCTAAACAGAAAGGAAGGATTTTTGCTTGTTACATTAAGCTGGATAGTCGTATCGGCTTTCGGCAGTCTTCCATACATGCTTATAGGCCACTTAGACTTCACAGATGCGTTTTTTGAAACTATGTCTGGGTTTACAACCACAGGTGCATCGATCTTAGAAGACATAGAAGCTTTACCTAAATCTCTTCTCTTCTGGCGTTCTTTAACACATTGGCTTGGTGGAATGGGAATTGTTGTATTGACAGTTGCCATACTGCCAATCTTAGGCGTTGGCGGTATGAAACTGATAAAAGCTGAAGCACCTGGCCCTTCTGTTGAAAAAATATCACCACGCATAACTGAGACGGCAAAGTATCTATGGTTTACATATATCTTGCTGAGTGCTATCGAGACGGTTCTTCTGCTTGCTGGTGGAATGGACTTATTTGATGCATTAACCCACACATTTGGAACAATGGCAACAGGTGGATTCTCACCAAAAAACTCAAGTGTCGCATTTTTTCATTCAGCTTACATAGATTGGGTTATAACGATTTTTATGTTTATTGCTGGTGCAAACTTTGCCATACACTTCAAGCTTCTAACAGGAAAGTTCAGCTCATTGAAAGATGAAGAGCTTAAAGCTTATACGCTCATCATAATCATTGCTGTTTTTATTGTGACTATATTCAACTTGCCTATTTACAAAGACTTCTTCAACTCTTTAAGATTCAGTGCATTTCAGGTTGTTTCAATTATGACAACAACGGGCTATGTAACGGCAGATTACGAGAAGTGGAAACCAGCAGCACAGATGATTTTATTTCTGCTTATGTTTATCGGTGGATGTGCAGGCTCAACAGGTGGAAGTATAAAAGTTATAAGGGTATATACGCTTACAAAACAGGCAATAAACGAGCTTAAATACAATATTCACCCAAAAGGAGTATTTACACTGAGATTAAACGGGCAACACATAAGAAAAAACATGATTTACTCAACAGCCGGTTTTTTCTTTCTTTATATGGCAACATTTTTAACAATTGCTTTAGCCGTATCACTTTTTGGTGTTGATATCTTGACATCTCTTTCTGCATCTGCGGCAACACTCGGCAACATAGGGCCTGGCTTTGGAATGGTTGGTCCAACAGATAACTATGCTTGGCTTCCGTCGATTGTGAAGTGGATTTTAAGCTTTGCGATGCTTGTGGGAAGGCTTGAGATTTACACCGTGTTTGTTCTTTTTTCAACAGCCTTTTGGAAAAAATAG
- the trkA gene encoding Trk system potassium transporter TrkA, whose amino-acid sequence MNVVIAGAGGVGFHIAKQLSEEKKNVSIIEKDADKAAFANEHLDCLVLQGEATDIETLKKAGCDRADMFIAVTNSDEVNMISCFVVAQHFNVSKKIVRLRNIQYSESQMPSFKKIGIDFVINPEVEAAKSIVNTVNFGASSDVIIFGIDIQMRGIHIDDNSPLKDKSIFEIKNSINRNFIIAGIKRENEELIIPGGQTVVKEGDYVYIVAKQETINDIVEIAGKGAIKIKDIAIFGAGDIGLMAAKGLKGKKRNIKIIDKDYERCKVVSNLCPKATVIHGYADDAELFEEENIGDFDVVITTTDNEEVNLLSAIYAKNIGTKRSIALLDKTNYILMANKLNVDAVISPKLTTVNSILRFIRKGKILGVYSIFGGEAEALEFSVSEHSKLSNRAIKDVKLPKGSLIIAVNRDNQNIIPDGSFIIKENDRMVIFTKKEHIPQIEQII is encoded by the coding sequence ATGAATGTTGTAATAGCAGGTGCAGGCGGAGTTGGTTTTCATATAGCCAAACAGCTAAGCGAAGAGAAAAAGAATGTCTCAATCATAGAGAAAGATGCCGATAAAGCTGCATTTGCCAACGAGCATTTGGACTGTCTCGTTCTTCAGGGTGAAGCAACAGATATAGAGACATTAAAAAAAGCAGGCTGCGACAGAGCAGACATGTTCATAGCCGTAACAAACTCAGACGAAGTAAACATGATCAGCTGCTTTGTCGTAGCCCAACACTTCAATGTCTCTAAAAAGATTGTCAGATTAAGAAACATACAATATTCAGAAAGCCAAATGCCGTCATTCAAGAAGATAGGCATAGACTTTGTCATAAACCCTGAAGTTGAAGCTGCAAAATCCATTGTAAACACGGTTAACTTTGGTGCTTCAAGCGATGTTATAATATTCGGCATAGACATACAGATGCGTGGAATTCACATCGACGACAACTCACCATTAAAGGACAAATCAATTTTTGAGATAAAAAACTCAATTAACAGAAACTTCATAATAGCCGGAATAAAGCGTGAAAACGAAGAGCTGATAATACCGGGCGGTCAGACTGTCGTCAAAGAAGGCGACTATGTCTATATTGTGGCAAAACAAGAGACCATAAACGATATAGTTGAGATAGCAGGAAAAGGTGCAATCAAGATAAAAGACATAGCCATTTTCGGCGCAGGAGACATAGGCTTAATGGCTGCAAAGGGACTAAAAGGCAAAAAGAGAAACATAAAGATAATAGATAAGGATTATGAAAGATGCAAGGTCGTATCAAACTTATGTCCAAAGGCAACCGTAATTCACGGATATGCAGACGATGCAGAACTGTTTGAAGAAGAAAACATAGGCGATTTTGATGTTGTAATAACAACAACAGACAACGAAGAAGTAAACCTTCTATCGGCAATTTATGCAAAAAACATAGGGACAAAAAGGTCAATTGCTCTGCTTGATAAGACAAACTATATTTTGATGGCAAACAAACTCAATGTTGACGCCGTTATAAGTCCAAAACTAACGACAGTAAACAGCATTTTAAGATTTATAAGAAAGGGCAAAATATTGGGTGTGTATTCAATCTTTGGCGGAGAAGCCGAAGCATTGGAGTTTTCCGTGTCTGAACACTCAAAGCTTTCAAACAGGGCAATAAAGGATGTAAAACTCCCAAAGGGAAGCCTAATCATCGCAGTAAACAGAGACAACCAGAACATAATCCCAGACGGCAGTTTCATAATAAAAGAGAACGACAGAATGGTTATTTTTACAAAGAAAGAGCACATCCCGCAGATTGAACAGATAATATGA
- the fbp gene encoding class 1 fructose-bisphosphatase — MSEAISLSRFILEEQRKHPEAVGDFTLILEQIAFAAKIISREVNKAGLVNILGAVGTENVHGEKQQKLDVYSNEQIVSALDPTGKVCAMASEEIEDMLPVSDKSLEGKYAVVFDPLDGSSNIDVNVSIGTIFGIYKRLDDSDCKKSLMQAGKNLVCAGYVIYGSSTMFVYTTGHGVNGFTLDPSVGEFLLSHPNIKIPEYGKIYSINESNYFRWAKGIQEFVNFIKQHPDRQYTLRWIGSLVADFHRNLLKGGIFLYPEDSKNKNGKLRLLYEANPMAFIIENAGGMATDGKQRILEIQPESLHQRVPLIIGSKYEVEKYLEFREKYG, encoded by the coding sequence ATGTCCGAAGCAATAAGCCTAAGTAGGTTTATCTTGGAAGAGCAGAGAAAACACCCAGAAGCTGTTGGTGATTTCACACTAATCTTGGAACAGATAGCATTTGCAGCAAAAATCATATCAAGAGAAGTAAACAAAGCAGGGCTTGTAAACATACTTGGCGCAGTTGGAACAGAAAATGTGCACGGAGAAAAGCAGCAGAAGTTGGATGTGTATTCGAACGAACAGATTGTAAGCGCACTCGACCCGACAGGTAAAGTGTGTGCAATGGCAAGTGAAGAGATAGAAGATATGCTGCCTGTAAGTGATAAAAGTTTAGAAGGAAAATACGCTGTCGTATTCGATCCACTTGACGGTTCAAGCAACATCGATGTCAATGTAAGCATCGGAACGATATTTGGCATATACAAAAGGCTTGATGATTCAGACTGCAAGAAGTCGCTTATGCAGGCAGGCAAAAACCTTGTATGTGCAGGATATGTAATCTATGGTTCAAGCACAATGTTTGTCTATACAACAGGACACGGCGTAAACGGATTTACACTCGACCCAAGTGTTGGTGAGTTCTTGCTTTCCCATCCAAATATTAAAATACCCGAATACGGAAAGATTTACAGCATAAACGAGTCGAACTATTTCAGATGGGCAAAGGGCATTCAGGAGTTTGTAAACTTCATAAAACAGCACCCAGACAGACAATACACGCTCAGATGGATTGGCTCTCTTGTTGCAGACTTCCACAGAAACCTTCTCAAAGGCGGTATCTTCTTATACCCTGAAGACTCAAAAAACAAAAACGGCAAATTAAGACTCCTATACGAAGCAAACCCGATGGCATTCATAATAGAAAATGCAGGTGGTATGGCAACAGATGGAAAACAGAGAATTTTAGAGATACAGCCAGAGAGCTTACACCAAAGGGTTCCGTTGATAATCGGCTCCAAATATGAAGTTGAAAAATACTTAGAGTTTAGAGAAAAATACGGATAA
- a CDS encoding ABC transporter permease encodes MKAKRDVLFWFSLSFILIVFLSAIFANYIAPYSPYAIDPNAILKPPSWHHLFGTDRIGRDVFSRVIYASRISISVSLIAVVISTSIGVIYGAVSGYFGGLIDTIMMRFVDIMLTFPVFFLILAIVVVLGPNIFNVMIVIGLTGWMGIARIVRAEALKIREFGYVKAAKLLGKSDLYILFRHIIPNAISPVIVYATLGVGSAILSESALSFLGLGVQPPTASWGSILSEGKDVIQVAWWMSFFAGVVIFLTVISFTVIGEKLKK; translated from the coding sequence GTGAAAGCAAAAAGGGATGTTCTTTTCTGGTTTAGTTTATCGTTTATATTGATTGTGTTTCTGAGTGCTATTTTTGCCAACTATATAGCACCTTACAGTCCTTATGCTATAGACCCAAACGCCATTTTAAAGCCACCGAGCTGGCATCATTTGTTTGGAACTGACAGAATTGGAAGGGATGTGTTTTCAAGGGTTATTTATGCAAGCAGAATCTCTATATCTGTGTCGCTCATAGCTGTTGTTATTTCAACAAGTATAGGCGTGATTTATGGTGCGGTAAGCGGGTATTTTGGCGGATTGATTGATACAATAATGATGCGATTTGTCGATATAATGCTGACATTCCCTGTATTTTTTCTTATTTTGGCCATTGTTGTGGTCTTAGGTCCAAACATATTTAATGTTATGATTGTTATAGGTTTGACGGGTTGGATGGGTATAGCACGAATTGTAAGAGCTGAAGCTTTAAAGATTAGGGAGTTTGGTTATGTAAAAGCTGCCAAGTTGCTCGGAAAAAGTGATTTGTATATTCTGTTTAGGCATATCATACCAAATGCCATATCACCAGTTATAGTCTATGCCACGCTTGGTGTCGGTTCTGCTATTCTTTCTGAATCTGCCCTGTCTTTCTTAGGGCTTGGAGTTCAGCCACCAACGGCAAGCTGGGGCTCTATTCTATCTGAAGGTAAAGATGTTATTCAGGTTGCCTGGTGGATGAGCTTCTTTGCAGGTGTTGTGATATTTCTTACTGTTATTTCGTTTACGGTTATCGGAGAAAAGCTCAAAAAATGA
- the rodA gene encoding rod shape-determining protein RodA codes for MIFQINPKRFKYFDYPLFLSVVFISLVGILTISTTTKGDAFAIKQSIWVLSGIIVSLVVSHIDTRYVKRSATIIYLFSLFLLVLVFVNGVLSHGARRWIAIGWVHLQPSEFIKIAVVLMLASYFDENPKPGRYEFKDLIYPALIVALPAIFILKQPDLGTSVIVAVIAVVIFLSVGLRKSLIVKGFALALILIPFAWSNLKPYQKDRIMGFLDPYSAPTTYGYNTIQSEIAIGSGKLIGLGVENVGKSQLSFIPESHTDFIFSVFSEQWGFVGDIVLLFLYAVVFFRAIAIVKHSTNDFDRIAALGIITYLWISVVFNIGMTVGLLPVVGVPLVFFSYGGSSMITAYFAIGILLAIRYKNKL; via the coding sequence ATGATTTTTCAAATAAATCCTAAACGGTTTAAATACTTTGATTATCCGCTATTCTTGAGCGTTGTTTTTATTTCTCTTGTTGGGATTTTGACTATCTCGACAACGACAAAGGGTGATGCTTTTGCAATAAAGCAATCCATTTGGGTTTTATCAGGCATAATTGTTTCGCTTGTTGTTTCTCATATAGATACGCGATATGTCAAAAGAAGTGCAACGATTATATATCTATTTTCTCTGTTTTTACTTGTTCTTGTTTTTGTAAATGGCGTTTTAAGTCATGGAGCGAGAAGGTGGATAGCCATAGGTTGGGTTCACCTTCAGCCTTCTGAATTTATAAAAATAGCTGTAGTGCTGATGTTAGCTTCTTATTTTGATGAGAATCCCAAACCGGGTCGTTATGAGTTTAAAGACCTTATATATCCTGCTTTAATTGTTGCACTGCCGGCTATTTTTATTCTTAAACAGCCAGACCTTGGGACTTCTGTTATCGTTGCAGTTATAGCTGTTGTTATATTTTTGAGCGTTGGATTGAGAAAATCGCTGATTGTTAAAGGGTTTGCTTTGGCTTTGATTCTAATTCCGTTTGCCTGGTCTAATTTGAAGCCTTATCAAAAGGATAGGATAATGGGATTTTTAGACCCATACAGTGCACCTACGACTTATGGGTACAACACAATTCAGTCTGAGATAGCCATAGGTTCTGGCAAACTTATAGGTCTTGGTGTTGAAAATGTCGGTAAGAGTCAGTTGAGCTTTATTCCAGAAAGTCATACAGACTTTATCTTCTCTGTTTTTAGTGAGCAGTGGGGGTTTGTTGGTGATATCGTTCTGCTTTTTCTTTATGCCGTTGTGTTTTTTAGGGCTATTGCTATCGTTAAGCATTCAACAAATGATTTTGATAGAATAGCGGCATTGGGTATAATAACATACCTGTGGATTTCGGTTGTATTCAACATTGGAATGACGGTTGGGCTTTTACCTGTTGTTGGTGTTCCACTCGTGTTTTTTAGTTATGGTGGAAGTTCTATGATTACAGCCTATTTTGCCATTGGAATTTTGCTTGCAATAAGGTATAAAAACAAGCTATGA
- a CDS encoding Rne/Rng family ribonuclease, with product MKRLVISSDPFVVKAALIENGKLATLVIKRKTYSNDAVVGNVYKGIIKDVVPNIGAAFVEIGLDKKAFMCIDSHCIDNIRSNGINIKEGEEVLVQVYKPIVSSKGAKVTPNITIAGNYLVLLRNSNFIGVSKHIEDKAKSKWLRNFLSNLREDNIGFIARTASRFAAEDELVREAEYLKSINREISQKFATAKAPALIYEEPQLPIRVIREYCDYTTDEIVFDDADVYKKTKDYLNITSNRCADRVALYEGDKPIFEYFGIMDEIKNLQSNVVHLKSGGYLIIEKTEAFFAIDVNSGSYHYHTDEPEESIFRINLEAAYEIFKQINLRDLGGLIIVDFIDMSSKEHIERLQDVLFKLAKNDKRKTYVSKMSELGVIEISRRKSNTDIFDEMFDKCPDCYNGGLVKSIPLVCSEIYEKIKYSNKKRFRLKAPLSVVEHFKAYMPNWNKHIEFITTHSCNVEDYTLEVLP from the coding sequence ATGAAACGGTTGGTAATCTCTTCTGACCCATTTGTTGTTAAAGCTGCACTTATTGAGAATGGTAAACTTGCAACCCTTGTCATAAAGAGAAAAACATATTCAAACGACGCCGTTGTGGGAAATGTGTATAAAGGAATTATTAAAGATGTTGTTCCCAATATTGGAGCTGCATTTGTTGAGATAGGATTGGATAAAAAGGCTTTTATGTGTATAGATTCGCACTGCATTGATAACATAAGAAGCAACGGTATAAACATAAAAGAAGGAGAAGAAGTCCTTGTTCAGGTTTATAAGCCTATAGTTTCAAGCAAGGGAGCAAAGGTTACGCCAAACATTACCATTGCTGGCAACTATCTTGTTCTTTTAAGAAACAGCAATTTTATAGGTGTATCTAAGCATATAGAAGACAAGGCTAAATCTAAGTGGCTAAGAAATTTTCTGTCTAATTTAAGGGAAGATAATATTGGTTTTATAGCAAGAACGGCATCAAGATTTGCAGCAGAAGATGAGCTTGTAAGAGAAGCTGAGTATTTAAAGTCTATAAATAGAGAGATTAGTCAAAAGTTTGCAACTGCCAAGGCACCTGCTTTGATTTACGAAGAGCCGCAGCTTCCTATAAGGGTTATTCGTGAGTATTGCGATTATACAACTGATGAGATTGTTTTTGATGATGCTGATGTCTATAAGAAAACAAAGGATTACCTGAACATAACATCGAACAGATGTGCTGATAGGGTTGCTTTATATGAAGGTGATAAGCCTATATTTGAATATTTTGGCATAATGGACGAGATAAAAAATTTACAAAGCAATGTTGTTCATCTTAAAAGCGGTGGTTATCTGATTATAGAAAAAACCGAAGCATTTTTCGCAATTGATGTGAACTCTGGCAGTTATCATTATCATACAGATGAACCAGAAGAGTCTATATTCAGGATAAATCTTGAAGCGGCTTATGAAATATTCAAGCAGATTAACTTGCGTGATTTGGGTGGTTTGATTATTGTTGATTTTATAGACATGTCAAGTAAAGAACATATAGAGAGGCTTCAAGATGTTCTATTTAAACTTGCAAAAAACGACAAAAGAAAGACCTATGTGAGTAAAATGAGTGAGCTTGGAGTAATTGAAATATCGAGAAGAAAAAGTAATACAGACATATTCGATGAGATGTTCGATAAATGCCCAGACTGCTATAACGGTGGATTGGTTAAAAGTATTCCGCTTGTCTGTTCTGAAATTTACGAAAAAATTAAATATTCAAACAAGAAGAGATTTAGACTAAAGGCACCGTTAAGCGTCGTTGAGCATTTTAAGGCTTATATGCCTAATTGGAATAAGCATATAGAGTTTATAACAACTCACAGCTGTAATGTTGAAGACTATACTTTAGAGGTGTTGCCATGA